The DNA region GTGGATGAAGGGCTCCGCGGGGGAGAGGCCCACCAGTTCGAGGGCCTCGAGCACCTTCGCGTGTACCTCGTCGCGGCCGCGAGCGATCGAGTGCAGACGGACGATCTCACCGATCGTGCGTCCGACGGTCTTGCGGGGATTGAGCGATCCGGACGGGTCCTGGAGCACGGCCTGGACCGTCCGGCGGTAGTCCTTGCGCTGTGCGGCGCTCATCTGGTCGACGTTGATCCCGTTGATGGTGATGCTGCCGGACGTCGCCGGGATCAGCCCCAGCAGCATCCGTGCAAGGGTGCTCTTGCCGGATCCGCTCTCGCCGACGATGGCAACGAATTCGCCGCGCTGAGCGGTCAGGTTGGCGTCGACGACGGCGTTTACCGGTGCTCCGCCGCGGCGGGACCGGAACACCTTTGAGGCGTTGGTGACTTCGATCATGAGGGTGCTCCGCTCTGGACGAGTTCGTCGATCTCGCGGCGCATCTCCGGCGGAATCGACCACAGGTCCACGCCTTCGTCGGTGAGGCTGCGGACACTGCGCAGCAGCGCCTGCGTGTACAGGTGCTGCGGGGACTCCAGCACGCGGCGGGTCGGACCCGATTCGACGATCCGGCCGGCGTACATGACATAGATCGTGTCGGTCATGCTGGCCACGACCGCCAGATCGTGGGAGATGAGGATGAGCGAGGTGCCCAGCTTTGCGACCGTCTCGTCGAGCGTGCGCAGCACCTTGCGCTGCACCGTGGCATCCAGCGCCGTCGTCGGCTCATCGGCGAGGATGAGGTCCGGTTGCTTGGCGATGGCGATCGCGATCAGCACACGCTGCCGCTGGCCGCCACTGAGTTCGTGC from Microbacterium sp. zg-B185 includes:
- a CDS encoding ATP-binding cassette domain-containing protein, which gives rise to MIEVTNASKVFRSRRGGAPVNAVVDANLTAQRGEFVAIVGESGSGKSTLARMLLGLIPATSGSITINGINVDQMSAAQRKDYRRTVQAVLQDPSGSLNPRKTVGRTIGEIVRLHSIARGRDEVHAKVLEALELVGLSPAEPFIHRFPQELSGGQRQRVLIARAIVLNPQIIVADEAVSALDASVKAGVLRLMNGLTERLGVGYVFITHDLPVVKKVADRVYVMKDGEIVESGPTRQIFDDPQHPYTQSLLASELVLESVL